Below is a window of Drosophila miranda strain MSH22 chromosome 3, D.miranda_PacBio2.1, whole genome shotgun sequence DNA.
atctgcctctgcccctgtcGCTTGGGCAGCTGGGGAAAGCTGTTGAAGGCAAAACAAATCAATAAAATACAACAAGAGCTATGTACCCTCACCCCCGGCCGATTGAAAGCTTCAAGCTTAAGCTACATTGCTTCTAGACTAAGCCTccaaccatccatccatccatccatccatccatccatccatccatcaacGCTCCAATGCTGCGCCTCTTCCGCTCGTCCTCTGGGGCGACCATTCACACTCGTAGGATCCGCCACATCAATCGTGAATCGAGTCTGCCAGGCACCTCCTACCACGCTCCTACCACcttcatctctctctctcacagcTCGTCTATTTCCTTACTAAGTACGTAGTACAGGGTGGCAAAGGGTATATGCATATTCGTGGGTATTACAGGGTATCTCGAAGTGAGAAATTTAGGAGAGCGATTCATTTGCGGAGTGCAAGTGAAGGGTATCCTACAGTCGGAGCGTAGCGTTCATGGTATGTATTGTACTCTTATTTTGAAGATGTACCAGACATTCGTAATCTTTAGATTCATTTGCCTTCCCCCCCCCACCCTCCTTGAGCTCTCCTCCCCCCATGGTGTTTGTTGTGtgaatggggatggggatggggatggggatgggaatGGGGATGTTGTGGGTGTTTCCGTATTTCCTTGAGGATGTTTTCGTTTCTGGTTTAACTAGAGTTTTCTCGCACACATTGTTGATGTTGATTCTCTTCAGAGTTCTTCAGCCCCTACTGCAGCCCCTACTTCATGCCACTTCGTACCTAAAAGTGCAGCACTTGCTTCTTGGGCAACACTtttcaaaaaattaaatacaaatatttccATACAATCGTATCATAAATATTTGCATGCAAAGAGAGCCAGTCCCAATTTGAGCTCATAAATAAGATGGAAAACAAGAGAACTCATGCCCCGAAAATTCCCCATTCCCCCGCATGGCACTTAGACATTTTTGGAAGATTAATTTGCAAGACAATGTTCGGTATAGAATTCAGGATTCAGCCAGGATTCAGCCAGGATTTGGCCAGGCACGCAATCTCCGGTGGGACTGACCAGAGGACGGGTACAGGAGGATATGGTTCCCCTGTCCCGAGACGACTCCATTCGATTCCGGTCCACGTTTTTGAATaaactttctctctctctctctctttctctctctctgtatctatctatctctgtgtgtgtctcttatttttaattatattttaatttatttcggGGTCGGGCGAAATGGGGAAAACTCAAGGAGACATTTTTGCGGtgttttcttttcattttcttttgtatttttgtcACTTTAGCATCATAGATGGAAGGGGGGGCGGTGGTTGGCAGGAAGAGCAGGGCACAACAATATTAACACATTCGCGTTGGGACTTCAAGGACCTGCTGCTTAACGTCCCACCCCACTTTTCAGACAACTTCGACCGTCCTCTCCCCGACTCCCAGTTACGGCACAAACAATTGCAAGTTATTTGTGAAAATTTTATTGTAATTACAAAAGTTTTCCCATGCTGCTCCGCCACGCTTTTCCCGTCTGCGCTTTTCCCTTCTAAAAGgttgtgtgtctgtgtgtctgtgtgtgtgtacgcACGCCTCACGATGCCATGATACCTTTGAATAATACAGGAAAATAGCATTCCCCCCTCATTCCGCTGCTTTTCCGTTACTTCTGCTCTATTCTCATGGCTAAcagtctccctctctctgtctccttTTCCCACTGTTCAATTTTGTATTTGGATTTCGGTTCGAAAACTCAATGTTTCAGCAAAGTTTATCCACTTCATTATTTGCTCATTTCCATTGCGCTGTTTCGCTGTTTTCGCCTTTTGgtctgtgtttgtgttggcTGCCCCGCCCCTCGTTTCCCCCGATTTTAATTGTGTCTGCGTGCGAGGCCtgctcccctccccccctgTTGACCCCACCCCAACTTCAAGGGTATATTAAATACCTAAAAGTTCGCTCAGGTCATTGAAGGGCTACGGGCCCAGGGGAAAACAGTGTACTAGCAGGTGAATATATGAGAGAAGAGAACAGTGGGAGAGCAGCTGGCGTCGGACAAGCAGTACGAAAGAACCATCTAGCAAGCAGTAGATCTCTGAGCCTACTGATAGAATTTTATAAACAGTAATAGCCATCAGTCAAGCAGTTAAATTAATTCTGGCAAGCAGTTAATAGAAACCTACTATGACAAGCAACAGGAAAAGCAGTCAGGCAAGCAGTTTGAAGAACCATCTGACCGACCGTAGATCCGTAAGACGGTTTGAACTATTAAGCTGTTAAATTTATTCTGGCAAGCAGTTATCCCACCTATACCTGAAAGTTCTTTCACTCAAGTACAGCCTTCGATTgccaaatatttattgagttGCAGGCTACTGACTTGAATTTAGTTGTAGTAAAAGTTGCCGCAATACCGCTGGCCCCTCTGCACACGCTGGAACTGCTTTTTCGAGGGCACCCCGTACGGCTCTGTTCCGAGTACGAACCGCAGTTTCCTGGGCATGGTCTGTTTGTCATAAAAGTCCTCCTGCTGGCGCAGCTGCGACTGGAGCATGAGTGCGTGCTGATCCTGATATTTAGGTTGCTGGTAGAGCTGCTCCTGCCGCAGCTGTGTCTCCTTGGACGACGGACAGGGCATGCCCATGATCAGGCTGGGTCGACCGCACAGCGGAATCCCATACCACTTCTTCGATGTGACCGGCCCGATCTTCAGCCGCGGACGACGATTGTGCTTGATCATCGAGCGTGAATCCCCCTCGTCGGTGGGGGTCGTTGGGGTGTCCCATAGCCCAGTTCTGGCATCTAAGAATTTTATCTTCGTGAAATCAATGGACCTGCATGGCGACTGCCTTAGGGGCTTCTTCTTAGTTTGCTTTGCATCCCCAATGGACTCCTGCTCATCCTGTGACTTGGGCTCCAGGTAATCGCTCGGCCTGCGCTCCAGCTCGTCCCACGACTTGGGCTCCTGCTTATCCTTTGGCTTCGTCTTTGACTTCTCCTTAGGCTCGGCCTTATCTATCTTATCGGCCTCCTCTGGGCTGGAAGCACAAAGTTTGGCGGGATCGGTGGCCATTTGCCAGCACTTGTTAAGCTTAAGTTTCGCTGGACGTGCGGGTTTTCTGGATTGTAGACTAGAAGTTGCGGGCTTGATCGGTTTTCTGGAGAGCAGACAAGACTTTGGGCAGTTCGAAGTGGCTGCCACAGATCTGGTTGGATGGGTGGGACAAAGGAACTTCCTTAGGGCATGGTTGGACCCCAGTATTTTCGCCCAATTGGGTTTCTTCATCTCTCGTTGATGCCACATTTCGCTGCCTTAAGTATTATTTCAATTTATACAATTCCAAATACATTTTCCTCGATTTAGACTGATTTTTCTGTGTATTCCCCTACCTTTACAAAAATATGTGTGTGAATTACACGTACAAAAGGAAAGAAGGAAAAGGCACTGTTGTCCCAGTTCCCCAAAATTCATAAATACTCcaactcgtactcgtactcgtatgtatgtatttatttatttattggcTTGACCCCTTCGAAGGAGAGCACTCTGCTCCCACCCGCTCAGCGGAATTGGTTCAGTCTGCTCGGGCTTATGTGCCCCGAAATCCACCcacagatagacagacagaTGGAGAGACAGTAAATCGGTTCGTGGCATTAATGCAAATAAGTGGAAACACAAATATTTTCAACGTTTTTGTGGCCAAAAGTCAGCAGCAACAACGAACGAGAGACCTTTTTTATGCCCTTCCAGAGGGTATAACCTATTTTGCTAAAAGGCTTGGCAATGCAAAGCGATTGAAGCATCTCAGAGGCTCCTGGAGTATTGACATTTATTCATTCTGGTTTGATATTTTTGATGAACCCAAATATATGAGTGGGAATCGGCGGATTTCCCTCTTCAATTTCAGACTATTTTCAGTGTATTTTCAAAGTGTATATCAACCATCGGCTAGTGCTTCtatttggttcttgttttttttttttggggagTCCAACCCATGACCAATGCCCGAAAACTGGATGGGACCGTTTTGGGACAGCAACACGAGCGTCGATGGATCATTTCCGCTCTCCTGCCCGTCCCCGTCCTTCCCGTCCTTCCCGTCCTTCCCGTCCTGCCCGTCCGGCTGCCACCGTTTTCCTCTTCCGCTGCTACCATTGCTcgttggctgttggctgttggctgttggcctGGCAACCGTTTCCTGTCGGCGAATGCAGTTAAATattgaaatttatatttaaaatatttcaaatataCAGTTAAATGCTGAGTTTTTCCACCACCCTTCCCCCCATTGGCGTTTTTATGCGGCACTGCTCTGGCATTTTTCACGTTAGTTTATGTGTGGGGCCATGTTTAATTTATGAGAATTCGCTGGTACCCAGCATCTGCCCTGA
It encodes the following:
- the LOC108158252 gene encoding uncharacterized protein LOC108158252 — translated: MKKPNWAKILGSNHALRKFLCPTHPTRSVAATSNCPKSCLLSRKPIKPATSSLQSRKPARPAKLKLNKCWQMATDPAKLCASSPEEADKIDKAEPKEKSKTKPKDKQEPKSWDELERRPSDYLEPKSQDEQESIGDAKQTKKKPLRQSPCRSIDFTKIKFLDARTGLWDTPTTPTDEGDSRSMIKHNRRPRLKIGPVTSKKWYGIPLCGRPSLIMGMPCPSSKETQLRQEQLYQQPKYQDQHALMLQSQLRQQEDFYDKQTMPRKLRFVLGTEPYGVPSKKQFQRVQRGQRYCGNFYYN